A window of the Corallincola holothuriorum genome harbors these coding sequences:
- a CDS encoding transglutaminase-like cysteine peptidase encodes MSLPLSNIAKIAIFLCGLLLIASLRSDDFLQIFSPALFTKVSEDYGDEAAARVRKLKRLLERGQNLAERDKLKLINKHFNKIEFRSDQSHWGKVDYWATPIELIATGAGDCEDYSIAKYFSLRALGVAPEKLRLMYVKAVRINQAHMVLTYYPEPDSMPLVLDNLTDSILPASKRKDLIPVYSFNAEGLWQSKALNQGKRVIENSQAPWHELLNRIESGY; translated from the coding sequence GTGTCGCTCCCACTGTCAAATATCGCAAAAATTGCCATTTTTCTATGCGGTTTACTGTTAATCGCATCTTTGCGTTCAGATGACTTCCTACAAATTTTTTCACCAGCACTGTTTACCAAAGTCAGTGAAGATTATGGTGACGAAGCAGCAGCACGGGTGCGAAAGTTAAAGCGTTTGTTAGAAAGAGGGCAAAATTTAGCCGAAAGGGATAAATTGAAGCTGATTAACAAGCATTTTAACAAAATTGAATTTCGCAGCGATCAAAGCCATTGGGGGAAAGTCGACTACTGGGCCACCCCTATTGAGCTGATTGCGACAGGGGCAGGGGATTGTGAAGACTACTCCATCGCCAAATATTTTTCTCTCCGTGCACTTGGTGTCGCCCCGGAAAAACTGCGGCTAATGTATGTAAAAGCCGTGCGTATTAATCAAGCACATATGGTGCTCACCTATTATCCTGAACCCGACTCAATGCCACTGGTTCTGGACAATTTGACCGATAGTATTTTACCCGCCTCAAAGCGTAAAGATCTTATCCCTGTGTACAGCTTTAATGCGGAAGGGTTATGGCAAAGTAAAGCTTTAAACCAAGGTAAACGTGTTATTGAGAACAGTCAGGCTCCCTGGCACGAATTATTAAACCGAATAGAATCAGGTTATTAA
- a CDS encoding bifunctional diguanylate cyclase/phosphodiesterase — translation MSATPLIKRLFLGPTFRGQVIRLLIATSLLGSVAYFAVQLNQTQQYLKAQLSTHAQDTAYYFGMWCRDYVAAGDLAMVETQVSSLVDSNYIVEFTLTDKAGKEVLKRVGSNQIEGVPSWFVNWYVLEPGVGTSELYAWEKLGAIEIKSNTGLAYEYLWKSAKKSLLVALLIAAVASLIGYALLFFIVRPLRAIEAQANAIAARDFSKISQLPGTEELRSVVVAMNRMAKAIEKNFKAVSERADKLQAEAYIDGLTQLGNRRAFLAHLKQLLNDPEQPSGALWFVHLTGLESLQQRAGAPIAKDQVKRVCELCRELAEHFEGMAFRTSESEIAMVVPRLHQLDQDANSLSTSLDALAHPEQTQGVAILGICEYRPGMELKQLLANADHALTLAGQPGEQRFHILAPEENLATDQLDISQRRAKMSRLITPPQLKLSCQPILAKDGQQVQMFELLSRFFDDQGAAMNTPDLFAELSRLGLIEQLDRAVIKEALEVARVHQGARLAINLSMQTILSTEFLAWLANQLPKARGLRKRITFELSEHSIQLHMKAAQSFIQTVRALGLKVTIEKFGVSTLPFSYLKQIRPDHIKVAGNYVHDINKDIENKDFITTLIQLGHGLDIAVFAEQVEDEEAANTLKELGIDGLQGYLFGQPYSVDEIGK, via the coding sequence ATGTCAGCCACTCCATTAATCAAACGGTTGTTCCTCGGCCCGACTTTTCGCGGTCAGGTGATACGCCTGCTTATCGCCACCAGCTTGCTTGGTTCCGTTGCTTACTTTGCTGTACAACTAAACCAAACCCAACAGTACCTAAAAGCACAGCTCAGCACCCATGCTCAGGACACCGCATACTACTTCGGTATGTGGTGCCGTGACTATGTGGCTGCGGGGGATCTGGCGATGGTAGAAACGCAAGTCAGTAGCTTGGTTGATTCGAACTATATCGTTGAGTTCACCCTAACCGACAAAGCTGGCAAAGAGGTATTAAAAAGGGTCGGAAGTAATCAAATAGAGGGCGTCCCCAGTTGGTTTGTGAATTGGTATGTACTTGAACCCGGCGTAGGTACATCAGAGCTTTACGCCTGGGAAAAACTGGGAGCGATTGAAATAAAAAGTAATACTGGTTTGGCTTACGAATACCTATGGAAATCAGCAAAAAAGAGTTTGTTAGTCGCCCTACTCATCGCCGCTGTTGCATCGCTGATTGGCTACGCTTTGTTGTTTTTCATTGTTCGTCCACTGCGTGCAATCGAAGCTCAAGCCAATGCCATTGCGGCACGCGATTTTTCAAAAATTAGTCAGCTCCCTGGCACGGAAGAGCTTAGAAGTGTCGTTGTAGCGATGAACCGCATGGCGAAAGCGATAGAGAAGAACTTCAAAGCAGTCAGCGAACGTGCCGATAAACTACAAGCCGAAGCCTATATTGATGGCTTAACCCAATTAGGTAATCGTCGCGCCTTTCTCGCTCACCTCAAACAACTACTGAATGATCCAGAGCAACCCAGTGGCGCTTTATGGTTCGTTCACTTAACCGGACTTGAAAGCTTGCAGCAAAGAGCTGGAGCCCCTATTGCCAAAGATCAGGTAAAACGAGTCTGCGAACTGTGTCGCGAGCTCGCTGAGCATTTCGAAGGCATGGCATTTCGCACATCAGAAAGCGAGATAGCAATGGTTGTACCCAGACTCCATCAGCTAGACCAAGACGCCAATAGCCTGAGCACTTCATTGGATGCGCTAGCCCACCCAGAACAGACACAGGGCGTCGCCATCCTTGGTATCTGTGAATATCGTCCCGGTATGGAGTTGAAACAACTACTTGCCAACGCCGACCATGCATTAACACTGGCGGGACAACCAGGCGAGCAGCGATTCCATATACTTGCACCGGAAGAGAATCTGGCGACTGACCAACTGGATATTAGTCAACGACGGGCCAAAATGAGCAGGCTCATCACACCGCCGCAGCTAAAGCTAAGCTGTCAGCCAATTCTTGCTAAAGATGGTCAGCAAGTGCAGATGTTCGAATTACTGTCACGATTCTTTGATGACCAAGGGGCGGCGATGAACACGCCAGATCTATTCGCCGAACTAAGTCGACTGGGTTTGATTGAACAACTTGATCGCGCAGTGATCAAGGAAGCTCTGGAAGTGGCGCGTGTGCATCAAGGCGCTCGGCTAGCCATTAACCTGTCAATGCAAACGATACTCAGCACAGAATTTCTAGCTTGGTTGGCCAACCAGCTTCCCAAAGCCAGAGGTCTTCGTAAACGAATCACCTTTGAACTCAGTGAACATAGTATTCAATTACACATGAAAGCTGCACAGAGCTTTATACAAACAGTCAGAGCACTTGGTCTCAAAGTCACCATAGAGAAATTTGGTGTCAGCACCTTACCCTTTTCCTACCTAAAACAGATCCGCCCCGACCATATTAAAGTGGCAGGTAACTACGTCCATGACATCAACAAAGATATTGAAAACAAAGATTTTATAACAACCCTAATACAGCTGGGACACGGTCTTGACATTGCGGTATTTGCCGAGCAAGTTGAGGATGAGGAAGCGGCGAACACCCTCAAAGAGTTAGGTATCGATGGTCTGCAAGGCTATCTGTTTGGGCAACCTTACTCGGTCGATGAAATAGGCAAATAA